A genomic window from Chitinophaga pollutisoli includes:
- a CDS encoding efflux RND transporter periplasmic adaptor subunit, whose protein sequence is MKQILVLSGLCALLCHTGCHPKEEHHEAASKLLVTSPLTADTTITREYVCQIKSIRNIEVRAQEKGYLQDVLVDEGQHVKAGQLLFRIMPKLYEAELLKAEAEAQAAEIEVQNTKSLADKNVVSKNELAMANAKLKKAKAELALAQVHLAFTEIRAPFDGIINHLHLKLGSLVEEGDLLTSLSDNSRMWVYFNVSEAEYLDYASAIKPKEKINVHLRMANKEEFKYPGVVETIEAEFNNETGNIAFRATFPNSEGLLRHGETGSILVREQMKNAVIIPQKATLEIMDRKYVYVVDKNNTVQLRPVTIGAEMPDLFVVKEGLKGDEKILLEGLRKVKNNDKIAFDFENPRSVISQLVLPSE, encoded by the coding sequence ATGAAACAAATCCTCGTTTTATCGGGCTTGTGTGCCCTCCTGTGCCATACCGGCTGCCATCCGAAAGAAGAACATCACGAAGCGGCGTCCAAACTGCTGGTGACGAGCCCGCTCACGGCAGACACTACCATCACCCGCGAATATGTTTGCCAGATCAAATCCATCCGTAATATCGAAGTGAGGGCCCAGGAAAAGGGGTACCTGCAGGATGTCCTGGTCGACGAGGGACAACATGTGAAAGCCGGCCAGCTCCTGTTCCGCATCATGCCGAAGCTCTACGAAGCCGAATTGCTCAAGGCGGAAGCCGAAGCCCAGGCCGCGGAAATCGAAGTGCAGAATACGAAGTCGCTGGCGGATAAAAACGTGGTGTCGAAAAACGAACTGGCCATGGCCAACGCCAAACTGAAGAAAGCCAAAGCCGAGCTCGCCCTCGCCCAGGTTCATCTCGCTTTCACGGAGATCCGCGCACCGTTCGACGGCATCATCAATCACCTGCATCTCAAACTCGGCAGCCTTGTCGAAGAAGGCGACCTGCTGACCAGTCTTTCCGACAACAGCCGCATGTGGGTGTATTTTAATGTATCGGAAGCGGAGTACCTGGATTATGCGTCCGCCATCAAGCCGAAGGAAAAAATCAACGTACACCTGCGCATGGCCAACAAAGAAGAATTCAAGTATCCCGGCGTGGTGGAAACCATAGAGGCGGAATTCAACAATGAAACGGGCAACATCGCGTTCAGGGCTACTTTCCCGAACAGCGAAGGGCTCCTCCGACACGGCGAAACCGGTTCCATCCTCGTGCGCGAACAAATGAAAAACGCGGTGATCATCCCGCAGAAGGCTACGCTGGAGATCATGGACCGCAAATATGTATATGTGGTGGACAAAAACAATACGGTGCAGCTCCGCCCGGTGACCATCGGCGCCGAAATGCCCGATCTTTTTGTGGTGAAAGAGGGGTTGAAGGGGGATGAGAAAATCCTGCTGGAAGGATTGCGCAAGGTGAAGAACAACGATAAAATCGCGTTCGACTTCGAAAATCCCCGCTCCGTCATTTCGCAGCTGGTACTGCCGTCTGAATAA
- a CDS encoding right-handed parallel beta-helix repeat-containing protein, whose translation MRLFSLLLSSMAVWAGPLKAATLHTGYGQRYPTLAAAAAAAVPGDSILIYPGNYPGDVSLDGLQGAPGRWIYICAADPGAVVFQGGETAWSGSANAYLHIYGMVFEKQTGNGLNFDDGNNASSPAHHLVFEQCIFRDMAAAGNNDLLKLSGASDFTVMHCTFLNGAAGGSGIDMVGCHNGSVFQCRFENLGANGVQMKGGSADIRVEACHFKNAGSRAVNLGGSTGTAYFRPANATWEAARLTVCANVFTESDVPVAFVGCTESTVVNNTIYKPARWAIRILQENKDTVRFAKCGGNTFRNNIVYTDGRLRAACSVGPGTAAETFTFSHNLWFHTGDPGWEGPQLPAQENGSVTGKDPLFPDAEQGNFAIPPDSPAAGAGFPATAADRDHARTRFRSPRSIGAFEVKE comes from the coding sequence ATGCGCTTGTTTTCCCTGCTGCTCTCATCTATGGCCGTTTGGGCCGGCCCTTTGAAAGCTGCCACGTTGCACACGGGCTACGGGCAGCGTTATCCTACGCTGGCGGCAGCTGCCGCGGCAGCGGTTCCTGGAGATTCCATCCTGATTTACCCGGGCAATTATCCAGGCGATGTTTCGCTGGATGGATTGCAGGGCGCTCCCGGCCGGTGGATCTACATTTGCGCCGCGGACCCAGGTGCGGTGGTGTTTCAGGGTGGTGAAACCGCCTGGAGCGGCAGCGCCAATGCCTATCTGCATATATATGGAATGGTCTTCGAAAAGCAAACCGGCAACGGCCTTAATTTCGACGATGGCAACAACGCATCTTCCCCCGCGCACCACCTTGTTTTCGAGCAGTGCATTTTCCGGGACATGGCCGCAGCCGGCAATAACGATCTCCTCAAACTCTCCGGCGCCAGCGACTTCACTGTAATGCACTGTACTTTCCTGAACGGAGCGGCCGGCGGCAGCGGTATCGACATGGTGGGTTGCCATAACGGCTCCGTGTTCCAGTGCCGGTTCGAAAACCTCGGCGCCAACGGCGTGCAGATGAAAGGCGGCAGCGCAGACATCCGGGTGGAAGCCTGCCACTTTAAAAACGCCGGGAGCCGCGCCGTCAACCTCGGCGGCAGCACGGGCACAGCATACTTCCGGCCGGCAAACGCCACCTGGGAAGCAGCCCGTCTTACGGTGTGTGCCAACGTCTTCACCGAATCCGACGTACCGGTGGCCTTCGTCGGCTGTACCGAATCCACCGTCGTCAACAATACCATTTACAAACCCGCCCGCTGGGCCATCCGCATCCTGCAGGAAAACAAGGATACCGTTCGTTTCGCCAAATGCGGCGGCAACACTTTCCGGAACAACATTGTGTACACGGACGGCCGGCTGCGCGCCGCTTGCAGCGTTGGCCCCGGTACTGCTGCGGAGACATTCACCTTTTCCCACAACCTTTGGTTCCACACTGGCGATCCCGGATGGGAAGGGCCACAACTGCCGGCCCAGGAAAACGGGAGCGTCACCGGGAAAGACCCGCTCTTCCCGGATGCGGAACAGGGAAATTTCGCTATTCCGCCGGATAGCCCCGCCGCGGGAGCGGGGTTCCCGGCTACCGCGGCCGACCGCGACCATGCCCGTACCCGTTTCCGGTCGCCGCGGTCGATCGGTGCATTTGAAGTAAAAGAATGA
- a CDS encoding MarR family winged helix-turn-helix transcriptional regulator, with amino-acid sequence MYYNLLTDILGLVRMYEQEMDKERPDVYDFSRWLHQYTARQGHMATDEPEWEGKANGRSADSVINTSLVHLYRYAKLQAKAAIADTEFSTPDDFIYLISLVAFGSMTKTALIRLNVHEKSAGMQIVKRLIDNGLVEQTANDIDKRNRMLHITAKGTRLLNESMENIRQASRNVTEPLTSEEKMELIKLLTKLEKFHEQRTRGDG; translated from the coding sequence ATGTACTATAATCTCTTAACGGATATTTTAGGGCTTGTGCGCATGTATGAGCAGGAAATGGACAAAGAGCGTCCGGATGTCTACGATTTCAGCCGATGGCTCCACCAATACACCGCGCGGCAGGGGCATATGGCCACAGATGAGCCCGAATGGGAGGGTAAAGCCAATGGTCGGTCAGCCGATAGTGTTATTAATACCAGTCTTGTGCATCTCTACCGCTATGCGAAGCTGCAGGCGAAGGCTGCGATCGCTGATACTGAATTTTCTACGCCGGATGATTTTATCTACCTGATCAGTCTCGTCGCATTTGGCAGTATGACGAAAACGGCATTGATCAGATTAAACGTTCATGAAAAATCGGCTGGTATGCAAATCGTGAAACGGTTGATTGATAACGGGCTGGTGGAGCAGACTGCGAACGACATCGATAAGCGCAACAGGATGTTGCACATCACTGCAAAGGGTACGCGTTTACTGAACGAGAGTATGGAGAACATCCGGCAGGCTTCCAGAAACGTTACAGAACCGCTAACTAGTGAAGAAAAAATGGAACTGATTAAGCTGCTCACAAAACTGGAGAAATTTCATGAACAGCGGACACGGGGAGACGGCTAG
- a CDS encoding fasciclin domain-containing protein codes for MTTKVTSGIFRKTGMICTVAAAILFSACDKNDDKDGMPANTITTVVVTDANFSLLESALIHAGLTDALSGTGPFTVFAPDNAAFAAAGLETEAKIKAVPAETLKKILLYHVVPQKISSSQIATASNVAVKTANDLTIYVTKNGNGVFVNGIPVKKADVSASNGVIHVINSVLMPPAGNIVETAAANPNFSLLVAAVTRASQGSTNVAQVLSGEGPLTVFAPTNQAFINAGFANAAAIQAADPAVLTSILTYHVVPGRIFSSDLSEGAKPATANGGTVTITLAGGARVKGNGNTTASVISPANLLTTNGVIHVIDHVLLP; via the coding sequence ATGACTACCAAAGTAACATCTGGAATTTTTAGAAAAACGGGAATGATTTGCACCGTTGCAGCTGCCATATTGTTCAGCGCCTGTGATAAAAATGATGACAAAGATGGCATGCCAGCTAACACAATTACCACAGTTGTTGTTACTGATGCCAATTTTTCACTGCTGGAAAGTGCATTAATCCACGCCGGTCTTACCGATGCATTGTCCGGAACAGGGCCCTTCACTGTATTTGCTCCTGACAATGCCGCTTTTGCCGCGGCAGGCCTCGAAACTGAAGCCAAAATCAAGGCCGTTCCTGCGGAGACGCTGAAGAAAATCTTATTGTATCATGTTGTCCCGCAAAAAATCTCTTCCTCTCAAATCGCCACTGCCAGCAATGTTGCCGTGAAAACAGCCAATGACCTAACTATCTACGTCACCAAAAACGGCAATGGTGTTTTTGTTAACGGCATTCCAGTAAAAAAGGCCGATGTTTCGGCAAGCAACGGCGTGATCCACGTTATCAACTCCGTGTTGATGCCACCGGCTGGCAACATCGTTGAAACAGCCGCAGCAAATCCCAACTTCAGTCTGTTGGTGGCTGCTGTAACAAGGGCCAGCCAGGGAAGCACAAATGTGGCACAGGTATTATCCGGCGAAGGGCCGCTTACGGTGTTTGCACCAACCAACCAGGCGTTTATCAACGCCGGATTCGCAAACGCAGCTGCGATCCAGGCGGCTGATCCCGCGGTGCTGACGAGCATACTAACTTACCACGTAGTACCGGGGAGAATTTTCTCCAGCGATCTGTCGGAAGGCGCCAAACCAGCGACAGCAAATGGAGGAACAGTAACCATTACCCTCGCGGGAGGTGCCAGGGTGAAAGGAAACGGGAATACGACTGCATCGGTCATCTCTCCCGCTAACCTCCTCACAACCAATGGCGTTATTCATGTAATCGACCACGTGCTGTTGCCATAG
- a CDS encoding TonB-dependent receptor, which yields MNLTLSCLLLISSLIAWSVAAGQQTGLITGIVTDVNTGKPLPGATIVIGNLTNPAFSDTVGRYRAVVPVGAYQISAASIGHATQIKYNNVVGSGSPLIVNFELTPQATNLNEVSINFRKGKSAVAADMITPLSVQQLTTEEIKSNPGGNFDVSKVVQTLPGVGISNGVGERNDIIIRGGAPNENVYYLDGIEIPVLNHFQTQGSSGGAQGILNISFIESLKLSSSAFDARYDNALASTFVIRQREGNSERVSGNARVSFTETALTLEGPLSKRTTFLASARKSYLSVLFKLIDLPIRPDFDDFQYKVVHRLNSKTKITAIGLGAIDRFRFATTKVSTPENIYTLRSTPYIDQWNYTVGFNLNRLIGNGSINLTISRNAFDNNLNKFEDGKKDESKRTLKVASRETENKFRIDINRYLGGWRLSAGIMAQSVFYQGGLFSIISATVKDAQGNVVSPEKVQRFDSKIHFWKYGAFAQASREMLGEKLLVSGGVRTDMNTFTHEGSNPLKTLSPRLSFSYHLTSKWDINASVGTYFKIPPYTILGYLDNYGAAVNNNTRYIQSTHYVLGTQFLPRNDLRFTFETFHKQYRHYPVSVANGTSLANQGAEFASVGSEVVRSVGDGKTFGAELFVQQKLVRNFFYVASYTFVISRFSGLDGKLISSSWDNRHLVSATLGYKLKGNWDLGLKYRFAGGSPYTPFDLQKSRENYLSLGTGIPDYSQLNTERLSAFSQVDFRVDKRFNFRKTAVNFYIDIQNILKRQNDDFPKYTFKRSGDNTDFETIDGAPIRPDGSNALPTILKTASGNLIPSFGVIFEF from the coding sequence ATGAACCTGACACTATCCTGTCTTTTATTGATTTCCAGCCTGATTGCCTGGAGCGTAGCCGCCGGTCAGCAAACGGGCCTGATAACCGGCATCGTGACAGATGTCAACACCGGTAAGCCATTACCAGGCGCCACCATAGTAATCGGCAACCTAACTAATCCCGCTTTCAGCGATACCGTGGGGCGCTACCGCGCGGTGGTACCCGTTGGTGCTTATCAGATTTCCGCCGCCAGCATCGGACACGCCACACAGATCAAGTATAATAACGTCGTCGGAAGCGGCAGTCCTCTGATTGTGAATTTTGAACTGACGCCACAGGCCACTAATCTCAATGAAGTCAGTATCAATTTCAGGAAAGGGAAATCCGCCGTAGCAGCAGACATGATCACCCCCTTGTCCGTCCAGCAGTTGACGACGGAGGAAATAAAAAGCAACCCTGGCGGAAACTTCGACGTTTCCAAAGTCGTCCAAACTTTACCTGGTGTAGGCATCAGCAACGGCGTGGGAGAGCGCAACGATATCATCATCCGCGGCGGCGCACCCAACGAAAATGTGTATTATCTTGATGGCATTGAGATTCCCGTACTCAACCATTTCCAGACACAGGGCAGCTCCGGTGGCGCACAGGGCATACTCAATATCTCATTTATTGAAAGCCTCAAATTGAGCTCTTCCGCATTCGATGCCCGATACGACAATGCCCTGGCTTCCACTTTTGTTATCCGGCAACGGGAGGGCAACTCAGAAAGGGTATCCGGTAATGCCCGCGTCAGTTTTACTGAAACGGCGCTCACGCTGGAAGGCCCGCTATCAAAACGTACAACTTTCCTGGCTTCTGCGCGCAAGTCCTATCTCAGCGTCTTGTTCAAGCTAATCGATCTGCCCATCAGGCCGGATTTTGATGACTTCCAGTACAAAGTAGTACACAGGCTGAACAGCAAAACCAAAATTACGGCGATAGGCCTGGGGGCCATCGATCGCTTCCGATTTGCAACTACCAAAGTCTCCACTCCCGAAAACATCTACACGCTGCGTTCCACTCCCTATATCGACCAATGGAATTATACAGTAGGATTCAACCTGAACAGACTGATCGGCAACGGTAGCATAAACCTTACCATCAGCCGTAACGCGTTTGATAACAATCTGAACAAATTTGAAGATGGCAAAAAAGATGAAAGCAAGCGAACCTTAAAAGTTGCATCCCGTGAAACGGAGAATAAGTTTCGTATCGACATCAACCGGTACCTGGGCGGATGGCGGTTGTCTGCCGGCATAATGGCTCAGTCGGTATTTTATCAGGGCGGACTTTTCAGTATTATTTCCGCAACAGTGAAAGATGCGCAGGGAAATGTAGTGTCGCCCGAAAAGGTACAGCGGTTTGACAGTAAGATTCATTTTTGGAAGTATGGCGCATTTGCACAAGCGTCCCGGGAAATGCTCGGCGAAAAATTGCTGGTATCCGGGGGCGTTCGCACAGATATGAATACGTTTACGCACGAGGGTAGCAATCCTTTGAAGACACTTTCTCCGCGGTTGTCTTTCTCCTATCACCTCACATCTAAATGGGATATTAACGCATCCGTCGGCACTTATTTCAAGATTCCGCCCTATACGATCCTGGGCTATCTGGATAATTATGGCGCAGCCGTCAATAACAACACGCGATATATTCAATCCACGCACTATGTGTTGGGAACGCAATTTTTACCCAGGAATGACCTGCGTTTTACATTCGAGACTTTTCACAAACAATACCGCCATTATCCCGTATCTGTCGCGAATGGCACTTCACTGGCCAACCAGGGGGCTGAATTTGCATCAGTAGGCAGCGAAGTTGTGCGAAGCGTTGGCGATGGGAAAACTTTCGGAGCAGAATTGTTTGTGCAGCAAAAGCTGGTCCGGAATTTTTTCTATGTCGCGAGTTATACGTTTGTCATTAGTCGATTTTCAGGCCTGGATGGCAAACTGATATCTTCCTCGTGGGATAACCGGCATCTGGTGTCCGCAACGCTTGGATACAAATTGAAAGGAAATTGGGATCTGGGTTTGAAGTATCGTTTTGCCGGCGGATCGCCATATACGCCTTTCGATCTGCAAAAATCCCGCGAAAATTACCTGTCGCTGGGAACGGGCATACCAGATTATTCACAATTGAATACGGAACGGCTTTCTGCATTTAGCCAGGTCGACTTCCGGGTCGACAAACGTTTCAATTTCAGGAAAACGGCGGTGAATTTCTATATTGACATTCAAAACATCCTAAAACGTCAAAACGACGATTTTCCGAAATATACTTTTAAAAGGAGCGGCGACAACACTGACTTTGAGACGATAGACGGAGCTCCGATCCGGCCAGACGGCTCCAATGCGCTGCCGACGATCCTGAAGACGGCGTCGGGCAATCTCATACCATCTTTCGGGGTAATTTTTGAATTTTAG
- a CDS encoding BNR-4 repeat-containing protein encodes MKGMITLLCSVLCYGGSALAQDAVTLNQPDSGYRGIWYSNQPSQDEYKYKYSGGLGTYPANHYPFSVYAKAVNKTFFCYGGTDATGSTLLHMVSYFDHNTGLVPRPTVVLDKKTDDAHDNPVLNIDEDGYIWLFSTAHGTSGPSYIHKSIKPYDISAFVQVRPTKLVDGTEVPMNNFSYLQAWFQPGKGFIHLFTHYDRNVIPGQPAKPRRTISYMTSPDGIRYSAWTDIGAIEEGHYQTSGQAGTKLGSAFNFHPVVKEGNGLNYRSNLYYVQTTDFGKSWTTAEGEPLQLPLRTRDNIALVKDYYSQGLNVYINDLAFDNEGRPVILYVTGKGYEAGPANGPRTWHTARFTGRSWEILPVTISDNNYDMGSLYVDGKGVWRIVGPTAEGAQAYNTGGEMVLWTSRDQGRTWASRKMTANSPYNHSYARRPVNVHDGFYAFWADGHGRKKSASRLYFSDKKGNVYLLPESMHSEFAKPQQVKLKKEKEKQKNNMKKYRTYLLLLWSMIPQAIMAQQTDARLTNLGPQVSATMIQGSLFLEDGKGKEWLYTVVRGSPLICLGMM; translated from the coding sequence ATGAAAGGTATGATAACCTTGTTATGCAGCGTCCTGTGCTATGGCGGAAGCGCCCTGGCACAGGACGCGGTAACTTTAAACCAGCCCGATAGCGGGTATCGGGGCATCTGGTACAGCAACCAACCCTCCCAGGATGAGTACAAGTATAAGTACAGCGGTGGACTGGGCACCTACCCGGCAAACCATTATCCGTTTTCGGTGTACGCCAAAGCCGTGAACAAGACGTTCTTCTGCTATGGCGGAACAGACGCAACGGGCAGCACCCTGCTGCATATGGTTTCGTACTTCGATCACAATACCGGCCTCGTTCCCAGACCCACGGTCGTGCTGGACAAGAAGACGGACGATGCACACGATAACCCGGTATTGAACATAGATGAAGACGGCTACATCTGGCTATTTTCCACCGCGCATGGTACAAGCGGGCCATCGTACATCCATAAAAGCATCAAACCATACGATATCTCCGCTTTCGTGCAGGTACGCCCGACGAAACTGGTGGATGGGACGGAAGTGCCGATGAATAATTTTTCTTATTTGCAAGCCTGGTTCCAGCCGGGAAAGGGATTTATCCATCTCTTCACGCATTACGACAGGAATGTTATTCCGGGGCAACCCGCCAAACCCAGAAGAACCATCAGTTACATGACTTCCCCGGATGGCATACGGTATTCAGCCTGGACTGACATTGGGGCCATCGAAGAAGGGCATTATCAAACCAGCGGGCAGGCGGGGACGAAACTGGGCTCCGCTTTCAATTTCCATCCGGTTGTTAAGGAAGGGAATGGATTGAATTACCGGTCTAACCTCTACTACGTACAAACGACGGATTTCGGGAAATCATGGACCACCGCCGAAGGAGAACCGTTGCAATTGCCCTTGCGCACAAGGGATAATATTGCCCTGGTGAAGGATTATTACAGTCAGGGCCTGAACGTATATATCAATGATCTGGCATTCGACAACGAAGGCCGCCCGGTTATCTTATATGTAACGGGGAAAGGATATGAGGCCGGTCCTGCCAACGGCCCCAGAACGTGGCACACGGCGAGGTTTACTGGTCGTAGCTGGGAAATATTGCCAGTCACCATATCAGATAATAATTACGATATGGGCTCGCTGTATGTGGACGGGAAAGGCGTGTGGCGAATCGTCGGGCCAACGGCAGAGGGAGCGCAGGCTTATAATACCGGCGGGGAAATGGTGCTATGGACCAGCAGGGATCAGGGAAGGACCTGGGCTTCCCGCAAGATGACAGCAAACAGCCCGTACAATCATTCCTATGCCAGGCGGCCGGTGAACGTCCATGATGGGTTTTATGCATTTTGGGCCGATGGGCATGGCCGGAAAAAATCGGCGTCCAGGTTGTATTTTTCGGACAAGAAAGGGAATGTATACCTGCTGCCTGAATCGATGCATTCGGAATTCGCAAAACCTCAACAAGTCAAACTGAAAAAAGAGAAAGAAAAGCAGAAGAATAATATGAAGAAATATAGAACATACCTGCTGCTGCTGTGGTCGATGATCCCGCAGGCAATAATGGCACAACAGACCGATGCGCGGTTGACCAATCTGGGGCCTCAAGTTAGCGCAACCATGATCCAGGGGAGCCTTTTCCTGGAAGACGGTAAAGGGAAGGAATGGCTTTATACCGTGGTGAGGGGGAGCCCGCTCATTTGCTTGGGTATGATGTAA
- a CDS encoding RagB/SusD family nutrient uptake outer membrane protein, with protein MKNIIILFAAGVIVVFTASSCKKDFLDLAPIAQQNGNNFYKTAEDMKNALAAAYGGLQYGGLYYSSMHVIGDLRSDNTEITNVNAGADPHAVDNFQNLATNSISSTTWADHYRAIQSTNIVLTKITSVAMDENLKSRYTGEAKFLRALMYFNLVRIFGDVPLVTQMIANPQEGYDYGRESSEKVYQQIATDLTDAAAVLPYEYTGGDIGRATKGAAMSLLGKVYLTQKKWDLAAQQLKAVIDQTNLNKYQLLPAYAQVFGIANENGRESIFEVQFKKGSNGEGSPYANQFAPIGSGTAVVAIGNPLGQNIPTADMNNAYEANDLRKEVSMRNSYVLNGNTVAYNYIVKYTGVPAANLDSDNNWIVLRYADVLLMYAEALNEMGFVADGPAFGYLNQVRNRAGLDNKSAANANVALRVADQSAFRLAVEQERRVELAFEGHRWFDLVRTGRAHAVLSPLGMQEHHAVFPVPQSQIDINPGKIKQNPMYPN; from the coding sequence ATGAAAAATATCATCATATTATTCGCTGCGGGAGTAATTGTTGTTTTTACAGCCAGCAGCTGCAAGAAGGATTTTCTGGATCTGGCACCGATTGCCCAGCAGAACGGGAATAATTTTTATAAAACCGCGGAGGATATGAAAAATGCCCTCGCCGCTGCCTATGGCGGGTTACAGTATGGCGGGCTCTACTATTCCTCTATGCACGTCATCGGTGACTTGCGGTCGGACAATACGGAAATCACCAACGTGAATGCCGGGGCGGATCCGCATGCGGTGGATAACTTCCAGAATCTTGCGACCAATTCCATCAGCAGCACCACCTGGGCGGATCATTACCGCGCCATCCAATCCACGAACATCGTACTGACGAAAATAACATCCGTGGCGATGGACGAAAATCTGAAATCCCGTTATACCGGCGAAGCCAAATTCCTGAGAGCGCTGATGTATTTCAATCTGGTCAGGATTTTCGGGGATGTGCCTTTGGTGACCCAAATGATCGCAAATCCGCAGGAAGGGTACGACTACGGAAGAGAAAGCAGCGAAAAGGTGTATCAGCAGATCGCCACCGACCTGACGGACGCGGCCGCCGTTCTGCCATATGAATATACCGGCGGGGATATCGGCAGGGCAACGAAAGGCGCGGCTATGTCTTTATTGGGGAAAGTATACCTGACCCAGAAGAAATGGGACCTGGCGGCGCAGCAATTAAAAGCCGTCATTGACCAGACGAATCTGAACAAATACCAGTTGCTGCCAGCATATGCCCAGGTTTTCGGTATCGCCAATGAAAACGGGCGCGAGTCTATTTTCGAAGTGCAGTTTAAGAAAGGGTCAAACGGTGAAGGGAGTCCTTATGCCAATCAGTTCGCGCCAATCGGATCCGGCACGGCGGTGGTAGCGATCGGCAATCCGCTGGGGCAGAATATCCCTACGGCGGATATGAACAATGCTTATGAGGCGAATGATCTGCGCAAGGAGGTTTCTATGCGAAATTCCTACGTGTTGAATGGAAATACCGTCGCTTACAATTACATTGTAAAATATACGGGCGTACCCGCCGCAAACCTGGACAGCGATAACAACTGGATCGTGCTGCGATATGCGGATGTATTGCTGATGTATGCCGAGGCGTTGAATGAGATGGGTTTTGTGGCGGATGGGCCCGCTTTCGGGTATTTGAACCAGGTAAGGAACCGGGCAGGGCTGGACAATAAATCGGCCGCGAATGCAAATGTTGCGTTGCGGGTGGCGGATCAATCCGCATTCCGGCTGGCAGTAGAGCAGGAAAGACGGGTTGAACTGGCATTTGAGGGCCATCGGTGGTTTGACCTCGTGCGTACGGGAAGGGCGCATGCTGTATTGTCGCCTCTGGGTATGCAAGAGCATCATGCCGTTTTCCCGGTTCCGCAGTCCCAGATCGACATCAATCCCGGCAAGATCAAACAGAATCCCATGTATCCGAATTAA